The genomic interval GGATATAGGCGTTGACTATGATTTTAACGATATTGAAGGACTTCTTAAAATGAAGGTCATAAAAGGGACGAGGAACTTTACAAATGGGCCTGCTATGACAAAAGATGAGGCAGTAAGATGCATAGAGATAGGCATCGAGCTTGCAAATGGATACGCAAAAAAGGGCTATAAGATATTTGGCACAGGAGAGATGGGAATAGGTAATACAACTCCATCGAGTGCAATAGCAGCGGTCCTTACAAAAAGACCTGTAGAAGAGGTTACAGGCAGAGGCACTGGTATATCTGATGAGGCATTAAAAAGAAAGATAGATGTTATCAAGAAGGCAATAGAAATAAACATGCCAGATCCAGATGACCCCATTGATGTGCTTTCAAAAGTGGGTGGTGCAGAGATCGGAGGCATTGCAGGATTAGTTCTTGGTGCAGCATCAAATAGAATTCCTGTAGTAATTGACGGGTTTATCTCTACGGCAGGCGCTTTAATCGCATATTGTATTGAGCCTAAAACAAAGGATTATATGTTTGCAGCCCATAATTCTGTTGAGATAGGGCATAAGGCTATGCTTGATAAAATGGGTCTCAAACCAATACTTGACCTTGACCTCAGACTTGGAGAGGGAACAGGTGCAGCCCTTTCAATGCTTCTGATAGAAGCAGGTCTTAAGATATATAAGGAGATGGCAACCTTTGGGGAGGCAGGGGTATCTAATGAGATTCAAAAATAGAGGTTCAAAATTCAAAAAATGAAACATTTTTTGCTTGCACTACAGTTTCTGACCATTATACCTGTCAGGGTGAGAGACGATGTCTCTGATGAAGACATGAGACAGGGCATTTCTTATTTTGTTATGGTTGGATTAATTCAGGGAATAATATTATTGACTGTGCTTAATATAAGCGAAAAAATCTTTCATCCTGAGCTTTCGATATTTATTGCCATTGTAGCATCTATATTATTGAATGGCGGTTTTCATCTCGATGGGCTTGCAGATACATTCGATGCTATCGCTGCTAAGTCAACAGGCGACAATGAATTTGATATAAATAAGAGGCTCTCTGTTATGAAAGATAGTTTTACTGGAGCAATTGGTGTGACAGCCATTGTCTCTGTAATAACCATGAAATATTTATTGCTAAAAAATATCTCCCATTTTATTCCATTTATTTATTATTCATCACTTTTGCTGATGCCTGTAATCTCAAAATTTGCTATGGTTTCCTCAATGTTCTGTGGCAAACCAGCAAGAAAAGAGGGACTGGGGCAGTTATTTTTAGGAAAGATAACCCTTAAAGAGATGTTTTATTCAGTGTTTGCACTCACTTTAATTTATGCAGTCCTGTATATAGCTTTTAAGCAGTATATGCCAGTAAATCAATATGTTTTCTATGGTTTGTCAACTCTGATTGTCTATTTTTTATCTATATTATGGGTCTTTTTCTGCAATAAAAGATTTGGAGGCCTAACAGGAGATACACTCGGAGCTGTAAGTGAAATATCTGAAATAATATTTTTATTTCTGGTGGTGATATGGTCAAGACTTTATATCTAATAAGGCATGGCGAAACAGTGGGTGGAGATGAAAAACGCTACAAAGGAAGCATTGATGTGCCTCTTTCTGAAAAAGGTATAGAGCAGATTAAAAAGACTGCTAAATTTCTCAGTAGCATTCCATTGTCAGCTATCTATACATCTCCTTTAAGCAGGGCATTAAAGAGTGCAGAGATAATAGCAGAAGGGCATGGTTTAAATCCCATTATTATTCCAGAATTGAGAGAAAGGAGTTTTGGCATCTGGGAGGGGATGACCTTTTTAGAAATAAAAGAAAAATATCCTGTAGAATTCGAAAATTGGGCTAACAATCCCCTCAAATACAGCCCTCCACAAGGAGAGAGCACAATTCAGGTAAGAGATAGGGTAATTAAGGCATTAGATGAGATTCTCAATAAGTCGCATCATGCATCACGCATAACGCATCATGGTCTTTTATCTGAACTTCAGACTAATATCGTTATTGTTGCTCACGGTGGCGTTAACAGGGTCATCCTCTGCCATGTAATGGGTATTCCTCTTGAAAATATATTCAGAATCGAGCAAGACAATTCAGCGATAAATATTATCGAATTCTGGGATAAATATCCAGTTCTGCACCCCAAAAAATCTAACGATTTTTTGGGGACCCCGGTTGTAAGGCTTCTTAATGGAACATGGAATATGGAATATGGAATATAAAAGATTTGAAGAAACAGAAATTTGGCAACTATCTAAAGAAATCATAGTTGAAATTTATAAGTTGACAAACGAAATGAATAAAAAAGATGCTATTTTCGTAGATCAGATGCGTCGGGCTGCCCTTTCAGTATCGAATAATATTGCAGAAGGATACGAAAGAAATTCCAAAAAGGAATTGGCACATTTTCTAAATATTGCTAAAGGCTCCATTGGCGAATTGCGAAGTCTGTTGATGGTCTCACAGGAATTAGGTTTAATAGAGGCTACCGATTTTAAACATCTTATACTGAAATGCGAGATAATTTCAAGACAACTTAAAGGTTTTATCAGATTTTTGGAGAAAAAAACATGAATAGTTTTCCATCTTCCATCTTCCATCTTCCATCAAAAACCAGGGCATTAATGATACAGGGAACAGGTTCAGGTGCTGGAAAGAGCCTGATTGTTACTGCATTGTGCAGAATATTCAAAAACATGGGCATAGATGTAGCACCTTTTAAGGCACAGAACATGGCGTTAAACTCATATATAACCCTTGAAGGTGGAGAGATAGGGAGGGCTCAGGCACTGCAGGCAGAGGCAGCAAAAATAGAGCCTGAAGTGGATATGAACCCTATACTGCTAAAGGCATCAGGAGAAAAAGGCTGTCAGGTTATTATTCACGGAAAAGTCCATTCTCAAATGAAGGCAAGAGAGTATTACGCATTCAAGAAAACCGCATGGGAGGCTGTAAAAGAGTCATTTAACAGGCTTTCACAAAGACATGAACTCATAATAATGGAAGGCGCAGGGAGCCCAGCAGAGATTAATCTTATGGATGCGGATATTGTAAATATGTCTATAGCAAGACATGCAAAGGCACCAGTAATCCTTGTAGGCGATATAGATAAAGGAGGGGTTTTTGCATCGCTTTATGGAACTGTCAGGCTTCTTGGTAGAAACAGCAAATATATCAGGGCATTTGTGATTAATAAATTTAGAGGAGACATGGATATACTAAACCCCGGGTTAACAATGATAAAGGAAAAAACCGGGAAACCTGTTATAGGTGTATTGCCATATATAAAAGACATAGGATTGCCAGAAGAAGATGGGCTTGCCCTCTCTAATAATTCAAAGTTCGATGTTCAAGATTCAAATCATGAAAAAATAAAGGTTGTTATTGTAAGACTGCAATACATATCCAACTTCACAGATTTTGATCCATTCATATATGAACCAGATGTAGAGCTTATATATTCAAACAATCCTGTTGATATAGAAAATGCAGATATAGTGATTCTTCCCGGAACAAAAAATACAGTTAAAGACTTACTATTTCTCAAAGAAAGAAGGCTTGACCAGAGCATTGTAAGGGCATATAAAAAAGGTATTTGCATTATAGGCATTTGCGGTGGCTATCAGATGCTTGGCAAAAAGATATTTGACCCTTATGGCGTAGAGAGTGTTCATAAAGAGATTAATGGCATAGGTCTTTTGAATATAGAGACGACATTTGAAAGACAAAAGATTACATCTCAGGTATTAGCTAAAATAAATCCTTCCAGCCTTCAGTACCTTTACCCCAAAAAATTGAAACATGGGTCCCCAGAAAATCGCAAGATTTTCTGGGGTGCAGAAGATTTTTTTGGGACACTGCATTCAGCCTTCAGCATTAGAGGCTATGAAATTCACATGGGTGTGAGTACAGGAGACATCGGTTTGTTTAAGATAAAAAGGTATGGAGTTTCCACTTCAGCACTTCACCAATTCACCTGTTCACCTATTTTTGATGGCTCAGCAAGCCACAACTGCTGGGGAACATATCTTCACGGGATATTCGAAAATGATGAATTCAGGAGATGGATAATAAATAATGCAAGAAGGAATAAAAACCTCTCCCCAATTGATTTGACTGCAAGATATTCTGAGATTAAAGATAGGGCAATAGAAAATCTTGCTAAAATTGTAAAAGAAAATATAGATATAGACTTCATCAAGAGGATTGCAAAGATATGATGGATTCCCTCTTCAACCTTCAGCCTGCTGTTCTGATATTGGCATTTCTGCTGGATATGGCTATAGGAGATCCAGGATGGTTACCACATCCGGTAAGGATTATTGGAAAGGCTATTGAGAAAATAGAGAAGATACTTAGGTCGGGAGAAAAAAAACAGAAGACAAAGGACAGACTTAAAGGAGTATTTTTAGTGCTCGTGATCGTTAGTTCAACCCTTGGACTCACGTGGCTTATAGTTTATGCAATAGCAAGGATTAGCAACATTTCTACATTCCTGCATTACTGCTCTATTGCTTTATTAGTCTATCTTACATCCACAACAATCGCTGCCCGTGAACTGATTGACTCAGCAAAAAAGGTTGTCTGTTCAGTAAGAGAAGGAGATTTAATAAAGGCAAGAAAAGACCTATCCATGATTGTTGGTCGTGATACACAGAATCTCTCTCAGAAGGAAATATTAAAGGCAACAATTGAGACTTTATCAGAAAACCTTTCTGATGGTGTTATTGCCCCCATATTTTATCTTATAGTTGGAGGACTCCCCCTTGCAATGGCATATAAGGCAATAAATACGCTTGATTCGATGATAGGATATAAAAATGAAAAATATAAAGACTTTGGCTGTGTAGCAGCACATCTTGATGATATTGCCAATTATATACCGGCACGGATTAGCGGTATATTGATTGTTATTGTATCTCCCTTTGTTTCCCGTTCACTCTTCACTGTTTACGACTCACTGAAAACCATGATTAATGATGGCAGAAATCATCCAAGCCCAAATGCTGGTATTCCTGAGGCTGCAATTGCTGGTGCATTAAGTGTAAAATTAGGTGGCCCATCAACATATAATGGTATAGTTGTAGAAAAGCCTTATATTGGAATCGAAAAAACAGAAAACTATCTTTATCCTGCAGAGAAGGCTATAAACATAGTAAAAATAGCTTCAATAAT from Dissulfurispira thermophila carries:
- the cobT gene encoding nicotinate-nucleotide--dimethylbenzimidazole phosphoribosyltransferase, whose translation is MEDEGWKIGGSMIDETLKSIKPVEEKWYEIAQHRLDNLTKPPGSLGRLEEFARRLVAIFEDNAPSMNKKAIFTFAGDHGVTVEGVSAYPKEVTPQMVFNFLRGGAGINVLARHAGAEVVVVDIGVDYDFNDIEGLLKMKVIKGTRNFTNGPAMTKDEAVRCIEIGIELANGYAKKGYKIFGTGEMGIGNTTPSSAIAAVLTKRPVEEVTGRGTGISDEALKRKIDVIKKAIEINMPDPDDPIDVLSKVGGAEIGGIAGLVLGAASNRIPVVIDGFISTAGALIAYCIEPKTKDYMFAAHNSVEIGHKAMLDKMGLKPILDLDLRLGEGTGAALSMLLIEAGLKIYKEMATFGEAGVSNEIQK
- the cobS gene encoding adenosylcobinamide-GDP ribazoletransferase, producing the protein MKHFLLALQFLTIIPVRVRDDVSDEDMRQGISYFVMVGLIQGIILLTVLNISEKIFHPELSIFIAIVASILLNGGFHLDGLADTFDAIAAKSTGDNEFDINKRLSVMKDSFTGAIGVTAIVSVITMKYLLLKNISHFIPFIYYSSLLLMPVISKFAMVSSMFCGKPARKEGLGQLFLGKITLKEMFYSVFALTLIYAVLYIAFKQYMPVNQYVFYGLSTLIVYFLSILWVFFCNKRFGGLTGDTLGAVSEISEIIFLFLVVIWSRLYI
- a CDS encoding histidine phosphatase family protein; amino-acid sequence: MVKTLYLIRHGETVGGDEKRYKGSIDVPLSEKGIEQIKKTAKFLSSIPLSAIYTSPLSRALKSAEIIAEGHGLNPIIIPELRERSFGIWEGMTFLEIKEKYPVEFENWANNPLKYSPPQGESTIQVRDRVIKALDEILNKSHHASRITHHGLLSELQTNIVIVAHGGVNRVILCHVMGIPLENIFRIEQDNSAINIIEFWDKYPVLHPKKSNDFLGTPVVRLLNGTWNMEYGI
- a CDS encoding four helix bundle protein, coding for MEHGIWNMEYKRFEETEIWQLSKEIIVEIYKLTNEMNKKDAIFVDQMRRAALSVSNNIAEGYERNSKKELAHFLNIAKGSIGELRSLLMVSQELGLIEATDFKHLILKCEIISRQLKGFIRFLEKKT
- a CDS encoding cobyric acid synthase, coding for MNSFPSSIFHLPSKTRALMIQGTGSGAGKSLIVTALCRIFKNMGIDVAPFKAQNMALNSYITLEGGEIGRAQALQAEAAKIEPEVDMNPILLKASGEKGCQVIIHGKVHSQMKAREYYAFKKTAWEAVKESFNRLSQRHELIIMEGAGSPAEINLMDADIVNMSIARHAKAPVILVGDIDKGGVFASLYGTVRLLGRNSKYIRAFVINKFRGDMDILNPGLTMIKEKTGKPVIGVLPYIKDIGLPEEDGLALSNNSKFDVQDSNHEKIKVVIVRLQYISNFTDFDPFIYEPDVELIYSNNPVDIENADIVILPGTKNTVKDLLFLKERRLDQSIVRAYKKGICIIGICGGYQMLGKKIFDPYGVESVHKEINGIGLLNIETTFERQKITSQVLAKINPSSLQYLYPKKLKHGSPENRKIFWGAEDFFGTLHSAFSIRGYEIHMGVSTGDIGLFKIKRYGVSTSALHQFTCSPIFDGSASHNCWGTYLHGIFENDEFRRWIINNARRNKNLSPIDLTARYSEIKDRAIENLAKIVKENIDIDFIKRIAKI
- the cbiB gene encoding adenosylcobinamide-phosphate synthase CbiB translates to MMDSLFNLQPAVLILAFLLDMAIGDPGWLPHPVRIIGKAIEKIEKILRSGEKKQKTKDRLKGVFLVLVIVSSTLGLTWLIVYAIARISNISTFLHYCSIALLVYLTSTTIAARELIDSAKKVVCSVREGDLIKARKDLSMIVGRDTQNLSQKEILKATIETLSENLSDGVIAPIFYLIVGGLPLAMAYKAINTLDSMIGYKNEKYKDFGCVAAHLDDIANYIPARISGILIVIVSPFVSRSLFTVYDSLKTMINDGRNHPSPNAGIPEAAIAGALSVKLGGPSTYNGIVVEKPYIGIEKTENYLYPAEKAINIVKIASIIAISIGGVFLYARQ